A region from the Jatrophihabitans sp. genome encodes:
- the tyrS gene encoding tyrosine--tRNA ligase, with the protein MSTESEESLIDSLPPELRAAHEVLAAGAAQILPANGLAERLLAAAQERRPLRVKLGIDPSGKDLTLGHAVVLRKLRQFQDYGHLAVLVVGGFTGQVGDPSGKTATRSAQSAEQVIANSQGYFDQVMKVLDPARTEICDNADWLGSMGLAQLLGYTRQLTVAQLLERDDFAKRFAANTPITLSEFFYPLLQGIDSVEIRADIELGGTDQTFNNLVGRVLQKAAGQPPQAVLTVPLLVGIDGVEKMGKSLNNFIAIAEPATEQFGKLMRIPDPVVELYASLCTMLHPSEVRELAAEVAAGGARANQAKRRVAREIVTLYHDAQSAAAAEERFNSIFRDHQLPTDAPVFSTRLSEQVHLPALLTAAGLAESSSAARRLIDAGAVKVDGVPVSRGGYELPAAELAGRLLAVGKRKVVRITAERD; encoded by the coding sequence GTGAGCACCGAATCCGAGGAGTCGCTGATCGACTCGTTGCCGCCTGAACTGCGCGCGGCCCATGAGGTGCTCGCCGCCGGCGCGGCGCAGATCCTGCCCGCGAACGGCCTGGCCGAGCGATTGCTGGCCGCCGCCCAGGAGCGCCGGCCGCTGCGGGTGAAGCTCGGTATCGACCCCAGCGGCAAGGACCTCACCCTGGGGCACGCGGTGGTGCTGCGCAAGCTGCGCCAGTTCCAGGACTACGGGCACCTGGCCGTGCTGGTGGTCGGCGGTTTCACCGGCCAGGTGGGCGATCCGTCCGGCAAGACGGCCACCCGGTCGGCGCAGAGTGCCGAGCAGGTGATCGCCAACTCCCAGGGCTACTTCGACCAGGTGATGAAGGTCCTGGACCCGGCCCGCACCGAGATCTGCGACAACGCCGACTGGTTGGGCTCGATGGGCCTGGCGCAGCTGCTGGGCTACACCCGCCAGCTGACCGTGGCCCAGTTGCTGGAACGCGACGACTTCGCCAAGCGGTTCGCCGCCAACACCCCGATCACCCTCTCGGAGTTCTTCTACCCGTTGCTGCAGGGAATCGACTCGGTCGAGATACGCGCCGACATCGAGCTCGGCGGGACCGACCAGACCTTCAACAACCTGGTGGGCCGGGTGTTGCAGAAGGCGGCGGGCCAGCCTCCGCAGGCGGTGCTGACGGTGCCGTTGCTGGTCGGGATCGACGGCGTGGAGAAGATGGGCAAGTCGCTCAACAACTTCATCGCGATCGCCGAGCCCGCCACGGAGCAGTTCGGCAAGCTGATGCGGATCCCGGATCCGGTCGTGGAGCTGTACGCGAGCTTGTGCACCATGCTGCACCCGTCCGAGGTGCGTGAGCTGGCCGCCGAGGTCGCCGCGGGAGGAGCGCGGGCCAACCAGGCCAAGCGCCGGGTGGCCCGCGAGATCGTCACGCTCTACCACGACGCGCAGTCCGCGGCTGCCGCCGAGGAGCGGTTCAACTCCATCTTTCGCGACCATCAGCTGCCCACCGACGCCCCGGTCTTCAGCACCCGGCTGTCGGAGCAGGTGCACCTGCCGGCGCTGCTGACCGCCGCGGGCCTGGCCGAGAGCAGCTCGGCTGCCCGGCGGCTGATCGACGCCGGAGCGGTCAAGGTGGACGGCGTGCCGGTGAGCCGGGGCGGCTACGAGCTCCCGGCCGCCGAACTGGCCGGCCGGCTGTTAGCCGTCGGCAAGCGGAAGGTGGTCCGGATCACTGCTGAGCGGGACTGA
- a CDS encoding DNA-3-methyladenine glycosylase produces the protein MSIDRELLARPALQVAPALLGATLLSRIAGAEVLVRITEVEAYEGSLDAASHAYRGQTKRNAVMFGEAGRLYCYFVYGMHWCANVTCGQPGTAAAVLFRAAEILDGEPVAQARTATAARLGAGKLASGPARLARVLGLSGECTGLDLLDPRSPVRLTGLGPPADYRTGPRVGVAAAAEHPWRFWLPEEPSVSAYRPGGRKRIAGTRQTGPS, from the coding sequence GTGAGCATCGATCGCGAGCTGCTGGCCCGGCCGGCGCTGCAGGTGGCGCCGGCGCTGCTGGGCGCGACTCTGCTCAGCAGGATCGCCGGCGCCGAGGTGCTGGTGCGGATCACCGAGGTCGAGGCCTATGAAGGCTCGCTCGACGCCGCGTCGCACGCCTACCGGGGCCAGACCAAGCGCAACGCGGTGATGTTCGGCGAGGCCGGCCGGCTGTACTGCTACTTCGTCTACGGCATGCACTGGTGCGCCAACGTGACCTGCGGGCAGCCCGGCACCGCGGCGGCGGTGCTGTTCCGGGCGGCGGAGATCCTCGACGGCGAACCGGTCGCGCAGGCCCGGACGGCGACCGCGGCGCGCCTGGGCGCGGGAAAGCTGGCCAGCGGACCGGCCCGGCTGGCCCGGGTACTCGGGCTGAGCGGCGAATGCACCGGCCTGGACCTGCTGGACCCCCGCTCGCCGGTCCGGCTCACCGGCCTCGGGCCGCCGGCTGACTACCGCACCGGTCCGCGGGTCGGGGTGGCAGCCGCCGCCGAGCACCCGTGGCGGTTCTGGTTGCCGGAGGAGCCCAGCGTGTCGGCCTACCGTCCGGGCGGTAGGAAACGGATTGCCGGCACCCGGCAGACTGGACCATCGTGA
- the argH gene encoding argininosuccinate lyase has protein sequence MSDAPQPAGDRPGGQLWGGRFAGGPAPELAALSLSTSFDWRLARHDIAGSRAHARVLHRAGLLTSDELTGMLAALESLAADISSGAFGPDPDDEDVHSALERGLLERAGPDLGGRLRAGRSRNDQIATLIRMYLREQARVLAGQLCGLVAALAEQARRHLGVAMPGRTHLQHAQPILLSHHLLAHCWAMLRDVDRLRDWDARAAVSPYGSGALAGSSLGLDPQAVAAELGFDSAAENSVDATSARDVVAEFCFVTAMLAVDLSRLAEEVILWATKEFSFVTLDDAYSTGSSIMPQKKNPDVAELTRGKAGRLIGNLAGLLATLKGLPLAYNRDLQEDKEPAFDSIDNLSLLLPALTGMIATLVFDTERLESLAPQGFSLATDVAEWLVRQGVAFRVAHELAGECVRLCESRGVELAELSDSDFAGISEHLTPQVRSVLSVAGSLNSRSAHGGTAPARVTEQLGRLREVLAGHQEWAG, from the coding sequence GTGAGCGATGCCCCGCAGCCGGCCGGTGACCGGCCGGGCGGGCAGTTGTGGGGCGGCCGGTTCGCCGGCGGCCCCGCTCCGGAGCTCGCGGCGCTGTCGCTGTCGACCTCCTTCGACTGGCGGTTGGCCCGCCATGACATCGCCGGCTCCCGGGCGCACGCCCGGGTGCTGCACCGCGCCGGGCTGCTGACCTCCGACGAGCTGACCGGCATGCTGGCGGCCCTGGAGTCACTCGCCGCCGACATCTCCTCCGGCGCGTTCGGCCCGGACCCTGACGACGAGGACGTCCACAGCGCTCTGGAGCGCGGCCTGCTGGAGCGGGCCGGGCCCGACCTGGGCGGGCGGTTACGGGCCGGGCGCTCGCGCAACGACCAGATCGCCACCCTGATCCGGATGTACCTGCGCGAGCAGGCCCGGGTGCTGGCCGGCCAGCTGTGCGGGCTGGTGGCCGCCCTGGCCGAGCAGGCGCGGCGGCACCTGGGGGTGGCGATGCCCGGGCGCACCCACCTGCAGCACGCCCAGCCGATCCTGCTGTCCCATCACCTGCTGGCGCACTGCTGGGCGATGCTGCGCGACGTGGACCGGCTGCGGGACTGGGACGCCCGCGCCGCGGTCAGCCCGTACGGCTCCGGCGCGCTGGCCGGCTCGTCGCTGGGCCTGGACCCCCAGGCGGTGGCGGCCGAGCTGGGTTTCGACTCGGCGGCCGAGAACTCCGTCGACGCCACCTCGGCCCGGGATGTGGTGGCCGAGTTCTGCTTCGTCACCGCGATGCTGGCGGTCGACCTGTCGCGGCTGGCGGAGGAGGTCATCCTGTGGGCCACCAAGGAGTTCTCCTTCGTGACGCTGGACGACGCCTACTCCACGGGCTCGTCGATCATGCCGCAGAAGAAGAACCCGGACGTCGCGGAGCTGACCCGGGGCAAGGCCGGCCGGCTGATCGGCAACCTCGCCGGCCTGCTGGCGACCTTGAAGGGCCTGCCGCTGGCCTACAACCGCGACCTGCAGGAAGACAAGGAGCCGGCCTTCGACTCGATCGACAACCTGTCACTGCTGCTCCCGGCGCTCACCGGCATGATCGCCACCCTGGTCTTCGACACCGAGCGGCTGGAGTCCCTGGCTCCCCAGGGCTTCTCGCTGGCCACCGACGTGGCCGAGTGGCTGGTTCGCCAGGGGGTGGCCTTCCGGGTGGCGCACGAGCTGGCGGGGGAGTGCGTCCGGCTCTGCGAGTCCCGCGGTGTGGAGCTGGCCGAGCTTTCCGACTCCGACTTCGCCGGGATCTCCGAGCACCTCACTCCGCAGGTCCGTTCGGTGCTGAGCGTGGCCGGATCGCTGAACAGCCGCTCGGCCCACGGCGGCACCGCGCCGGCCCGGGTCACCGAGCAGCTCGGCCGGCTGCGCGAGGTGCTGGCCGGCCACCAGGAGTGGGCTGGATAG
- a CDS encoding argininosuccinate synthase: MSKRVVLAYSGGLDTSVAIGWIAAETGAEVICVAADVGQGGEDMEDIRQRALDCGAVESVVLDLKTEFAEEYCLPALRANALYLERYPLVSALSRPVIAKHLALAANQYGADTVAHGCTGKGNDQVRFEVGIGAIAPALKVIAPVRDSGMTRDKAIAFAEERGLPIDQSKRSPYSVDQNFWGRAVETGRLEDPWNAPGEDVYSYTADPTVSREPDEVLISFENGVPTAVDGRSVTVLEAILELNERAGAQGVGRLDMVEDRLVGIKSREVYEAPGAIALITAHQELEDLTVERDLRRFKFSVEQRWTELVYDGLWFSPLRHALDEFVESSQQYVTGDIRLRLHGGRAVATGRRGEGSLYDFDLATYDTGDTFDQSLAKGFVQLWGLPSRIAARRQQRLGK, translated from the coding sequence ATGAGCAAGCGGGTAGTGCTCGCCTACTCCGGCGGCCTGGACACCTCGGTGGCGATCGGCTGGATCGCGGCTGAAACCGGCGCCGAGGTGATCTGCGTGGCAGCCGATGTCGGCCAGGGTGGCGAGGATATGGAGGACATCCGGCAGCGAGCGCTGGACTGCGGCGCCGTCGAGTCGGTGGTGCTGGACCTCAAGACCGAGTTCGCCGAGGAGTACTGCCTGCCGGCGCTGCGAGCCAATGCCCTGTACCTGGAGCGTTATCCGCTGGTCTCGGCCTTGTCGCGTCCGGTGATCGCCAAGCACCTGGCGCTGGCGGCCAACCAGTACGGCGCGGACACCGTCGCCCACGGCTGCACCGGCAAGGGCAACGACCAGGTCCGCTTCGAGGTCGGCATCGGCGCCATCGCCCCTGCCCTGAAGGTGATCGCCCCGGTCCGCGACAGCGGCATGACCCGTGACAAGGCCATCGCGTTCGCCGAGGAGCGGGGATTGCCCATCGACCAGTCCAAGCGCTCGCCGTACTCGGTCGATCAGAACTTCTGGGGACGCGCGGTGGAGACCGGCAGGCTGGAGGACCCGTGGAACGCCCCGGGTGAGGACGTCTACTCCTACACCGCCGACCCGACAGTCAGCCGCGAGCCGGACGAGGTGCTGATCAGCTTCGAGAACGGCGTGCCGACCGCTGTCGACGGCAGGTCGGTGACGGTGCTCGAGGCGATCCTGGAGCTGAACGAGCGCGCCGGCGCCCAGGGCGTGGGCCGGCTCGACATGGTCGAGGACCGGCTGGTCGGCATCAAGAGTCGAGAGGTCTACGAGGCGCCCGGCGCCATCGCGCTGATCACCGCGCACCAGGAGCTGGAGGACCTGACGGTCGAGCGAGACCTGCGGCGGTTCAAGTTCTCGGTCGAGCAGCGCTGGACCGAGCTGGTCTATGACGGGCTGTGGTTCTCACCGCTGCGGCACGCTCTGGACGAGTTCGTCGAGTCCTCGCAGCAGTACGTCACCGGTGACATCCGGCTTCGGCTGCACGGTGGCCGGGCGGTGGCGACCGGGCGGCGCGGCGAGGGCTCGCTGTACGACTTCGACCTGGCTACCTACGACACCGGGGACACCTTCGACCAGAGCCTTGCCAAGGGCTTCGTGCAGCTCTGGGGCCTGCCGAGCCGGATCGCGGCGCGGCGGCAGCAGCGGCTGGGCAAGTGA
- a CDS encoding arginine repressor, translating to MARTARQERAAAGQHDLPSRAARHARILTLLSEQPVRSQSELAALLADAGVPVTQATLSRDLDELGAVKLRTPDGGQPVYVVPQDGAPLAARLVHDAPPQRLARLLGDLLVSAEASGNLVVLRTPPGASNFLASAVDRAGLPEVLGTIAGDDTIVVISRDPAGGPALAAHLLELSTST from the coding sequence ATGGCACGCACCGCACGGCAGGAGCGGGCAGCTGCCGGCCAGCACGACCTGCCCAGCCGGGCGGCGCGGCATGCCCGGATCCTGACCCTGCTGTCCGAGCAGCCGGTGCGTTCGCAGAGTGAGCTCGCGGCGCTGCTGGCCGACGCCGGGGTGCCGGTCACCCAGGCGACCCTGAGCCGGGACCTCGACGAGCTCGGAGCGGTGAAGCTTCGCACCCCGGACGGCGGCCAGCCGGTGTACGTGGTGCCACAGGACGGCGCGCCGCTGGCGGCTCGGCTGGTGCACGACGCGCCGCCGCAGCGGCTGGCCCGGTTGCTCGGTGACCTGCTGGTCTCGGCAGAGGCCAGTGGCAACCTGGTGGTGTTGCGGACCCCGCCGGGCGCCTCGAACTTCCTAGCCAGCGCGGTGGACCGGGCGGGGCTTCCCGAGGTGCTGGGCACCATCGCCGGCGATGACACCATCGTGGTGATCAGCCGCGACCCCGCCGGCGGCCCCGCGCTGGCCGCCCACCTGCTCGAACTGTCCACTTCCACCTGA
- the argF gene encoding ornithine carbamoyltransferase → MTRHFLRDDDLNPDELIEVLDLADELKADRFSRRPLAGPRAVAVIFDKPSTRTRVSFSVGIAELGGYPLIIESEDSQLGRGEPIEDTARVLDRQVACIVWRTFEQDRLSALAAASSVPVVNGLTDDFHPCQILADLQTIRQHKGRLAGLTVSYVGDASNNMGNSYLLGSAAAGIHIRIGGPAGNLPDPVIVDRARAVAAGTGGSVTITSDPLAAVEGADVLITDTWVSMGQKPDEAGSDEALRPFAITAQSLERAASGAIVLHCLPAYRGQEITAEVIDGPRSVVWDEAENRLHTQKALLTWLLERS, encoded by the coding sequence ATGACCCGGCATTTCCTGCGCGATGACGACCTCAACCCGGACGAGCTGATCGAAGTGCTCGACCTCGCCGACGAGCTGAAAGCCGACCGGTTCTCCCGCCGCCCGCTGGCCGGGCCGCGGGCGGTGGCGGTCATCTTCGACAAGCCCTCGACCCGCACCCGGGTCTCCTTCAGCGTGGGCATCGCCGAACTCGGCGGCTACCCGCTGATCATCGAGTCCGAGGACAGCCAGCTCGGCCGCGGTGAACCGATCGAGGACACCGCCCGGGTGCTGGACCGGCAGGTGGCCTGCATCGTGTGGCGGACCTTCGAACAGGACCGCTTGAGCGCCCTGGCGGCTGCCAGCTCGGTGCCGGTGGTCAACGGCCTGACCGATGACTTCCACCCGTGCCAGATCCTGGCCGACCTGCAGACCATCCGGCAACACAAGGGAAGGCTGGCCGGCCTGACGGTGAGCTATGTGGGCGATGCCTCCAACAACATGGGCAACTCCTACCTGCTGGGCAGCGCCGCGGCCGGCATCCACATCCGGATCGGCGGGCCGGCCGGCAACCTGCCGGACCCGGTGATCGTGGACCGGGCCCGGGCGGTGGCGGCGGGCACCGGCGGCTCGGTGACGATCACCTCCGACCCGCTGGCCGCGGTCGAGGGCGCCGACGTCCTGATCACCGACACCTGGGTGTCGATGGGGCAGAAGCCGGATGAGGCGGGTTCGGATGAGGCGTTGCGGCCGTTCGCGATCACCGCGCAGAGCCTCGAACGTGCCGCGAGCGGTGCTATCGTGCTGCACTGCCTGCCCGCCTACCGGGGCCAGGAGATCACGGCCGAGGTGATCGACGGACCGCGGAGCGTGGTCTGGGATGAGGCGGAGAATCGCTTGCACACCCAGAAGGCATTGCTCACCTGGTTGCTGGAAAGGTCCTAG
- a CDS encoding acetylornithine transaminase, producing the protein MTSELLAKRWAGVMMDNYGTPQLALAAGHGVRVSDVEGGSYLDFVAGIAVSALGHGHPAIVAAVSEQVAALAHSSNLVIHEPGVLLAEKLQSLTGDPTARVFFANDGTEANECAIKLSRLYGRSVDPSGGRLGLVAASNSFHGRTMGALAITGNPSKREPFEPLPGPVTFVDYGEVEALRAAVDSHVAAVFLEPTQGEAGVVPPPTGYLRAARQICDEAGALLVIDEIQSGIGRTGHWFASIADGVTPDILTLAKGLGGGLPIGACIGFGKAAGLFTPGSHGSTFGGNPVCCAAALAVLETIERDDLLGHVQRCGAVLEAGLRALDSPLIQQVRGSGLWFGVVLTSDCAAVIEQAARERGLLVNPVRPNVLRLAPPLIVTESEVEQALHALRAAIEAVRADQADRADSYG; encoded by the coding sequence ATGACCAGCGAGCTGCTGGCCAAGCGCTGGGCCGGGGTGATGATGGACAACTACGGCACCCCGCAGCTGGCGCTGGCCGCCGGCCACGGGGTCCGGGTGAGCGATGTCGAAGGCGGCAGTTACCTCGATTTCGTGGCCGGCATCGCGGTCTCGGCCCTGGGCCACGGCCACCCCGCGATCGTGGCGGCGGTCAGCGAGCAGGTGGCCGCGCTGGCGCACAGCTCGAACCTGGTCATCCACGAGCCCGGCGTCCTGCTCGCCGAGAAGTTGCAGTCGCTGACCGGCGATCCGACGGCCCGGGTGTTCTTCGCCAACGACGGCACCGAGGCCAACGAGTGCGCGATCAAGCTGAGCCGGCTCTACGGCCGGTCGGTGGATCCCAGCGGCGGCCGGCTGGGCCTGGTGGCGGCCAGCAACAGCTTTCACGGCCGCACCATGGGCGCGCTGGCGATCACCGGCAATCCCAGCAAGCGCGAGCCGTTCGAGCCGCTGCCCGGGCCGGTCACCTTCGTCGACTACGGCGAGGTCGAGGCACTGCGCGCCGCGGTGGACTCCCACGTCGCGGCGGTCTTCCTCGAACCGACCCAGGGCGAGGCCGGGGTGGTGCCACCGCCGACCGGCTACCTGCGGGCCGCCCGCCAGATCTGCGACGAGGCCGGGGCGCTGCTGGTGATCGATGAGATCCAGTCCGGCATCGGGCGCACCGGGCACTGGTTCGCCAGCATCGCGGACGGGGTGACACCCGACATCCTGACGCTGGCCAAGGGCCTCGGCGGTGGGCTGCCGATCGGCGCCTGCATCGGTTTCGGCAAGGCGGCCGGGCTGTTCACCCCCGGCTCGCACGGCAGCACCTTCGGCGGCAACCCGGTGTGCTGCGCGGCCGCGCTGGCAGTGCTGGAGACCATCGAGCGGGATGACCTGCTGGGCCACGTCCAGCGTTGCGGCGCCGTCCTGGAGGCGGGGCTGCGCGCGCTGGACAGCCCGCTGATCCAGCAGGTGCGCGGCAGCGGTCTGTGGTTCGGCGTGGTGCTCACCTCCGACTGCGCGGCCGTGATCGAGCAGGCGGCTCGCGAGCGGGGGCTGCTGGTGAACCCGGTCCGGCCGAACGTCCTGCGGCTGGCGCCGCCGCTGATCGTCACCGAGTCCGAGGTGGAGCAAGCGCTGCACGCTCTGCGCGCCGCGATCGAGGCTGTGCGGGCCGATCAGGCGGATCGGGCAGACTCCTACGGATGA
- the argB gene encoding acetylglutamate kinase has product MSRPAQPNKPSKPVVSAQVAAQQAATLIDALPWLQRFSGKVVVIKYGGNAMIAPELQRSFAEDVMFLRYAGVRPVVVHGGGPQITEHLLRLGIPSEFRGGLRVTTPEAMRVVRMVLVGQVNGDIVNLINDHGAFAVGLSGEDAGMLRAERRPALVDGAPVDIGQVGDVVAVDPSAVTALLDAGRIPVIAGVARGADGLSYNVNADTAAASLAAALGAEKLIVLTDVAGLYSDWPRSSEVITEITASQLAALLPGLAAGMVPKMEACLRAVQAGVPSATVMDGRAPHALLLEIFTTEGIGTMVLPDPGPDAVANRRNS; this is encoded by the coding sequence ATGAGCCGGCCGGCCCAGCCGAACAAGCCGTCCAAGCCGGTGGTCTCGGCGCAGGTGGCCGCCCAGCAGGCCGCCACCCTGATCGACGCGCTGCCCTGGCTGCAGCGCTTCTCGGGCAAGGTCGTGGTGATCAAGTACGGCGGTAACGCGATGATCGCGCCGGAGCTGCAGCGCAGCTTCGCCGAGGACGTGATGTTCCTGCGCTACGCGGGCGTGCGGCCGGTGGTCGTGCACGGTGGCGGGCCGCAGATCACCGAGCACCTGCTGCGCCTCGGCATCCCGAGCGAGTTCCGGGGCGGCCTGCGGGTCACCACGCCCGAGGCGATGCGGGTAGTGCGCATGGTGCTGGTCGGGCAGGTCAACGGTGACATCGTGAACCTGATCAATGACCACGGCGCGTTCGCCGTCGGGCTGTCCGGCGAGGACGCCGGCATGCTCCGGGCCGAGCGGCGGCCGGCCCTGGTCGACGGGGCGCCGGTGGACATCGGCCAGGTCGGTGACGTGGTGGCGGTCGATCCCAGTGCGGTGACCGCGCTGCTGGACGCCGGCCGGATCCCGGTGATCGCCGGCGTGGCCCGGGGCGCGGACGGGTTGTCCTACAACGTCAACGCCGACACCGCGGCAGCCTCGCTGGCGGCGGCGCTGGGCGCTGAGAAGCTGATCGTGCTCACCGACGTGGCCGGGCTGTACTCGGACTGGCCGCGCAGCAGCGAGGTCATCACCGAGATCACGGCAAGCCAGCTGGCGGCCCTGTTGCCCGGCCTGGCCGCCGGGATGGTGCCGAAGATGGAAGCCTGCCTGCGGGCGGTCCAGGCCGGCGTGCCGTCGGCGACCGTCATGGACGGCCGGGCCCCGCACGCGTTGTTGTTGGAGATCTTCACCACCGAGGGGATTGGAACCATGGTGCTGCCAGACCCGGGCCCGGACGCCGTCGCGAACCGGAGGAACTCATGA
- the argJ gene encoding bifunctional glutamate N-acetyltransferase/amino-acid acetyltransferase ArgJ, producing MSVTAAGGFRAAGIAAGLKTKGPDLALVINDGPLQAAAAVFTANRVKAAPVLWSAQVVGDGIARAVLVNSGGANACTGPAGFADTHASAERVAKLIDAGAADVLICSTGLIGERLPMDKLLPGIDQAVTALGADGGLDAAEAIRTTDSVAKTAIVRHPDGWTVGGMAKGAGMLAPSLATMLCVLTTDAAVDAPMADAALRTAVSSTFDRLDADGCMSTNDTVVLMASGASGVAPSQAELAQAVHAVCAELAARLLADAEGATKEVEIVVSGAADEDDAVQVGRAIARNNLLKCALFGNDPNWGRVLAAIGTTTAVFEADQLDVSINGVEVCRGGAAGESRELVDLTGRQVRIDVALHAGAATATIYTNDLSHTYVEENSAYSS from the coding sequence GTGAGCGTCACCGCCGCCGGAGGCTTCCGGGCGGCCGGGATCGCCGCCGGCCTCAAGACCAAGGGCCCGGACCTGGCGCTGGTGATCAACGACGGTCCGCTGCAGGCCGCCGCGGCGGTGTTCACCGCCAACCGGGTCAAGGCCGCGCCGGTGCTCTGGTCGGCGCAGGTGGTCGGCGACGGCATCGCCCGGGCGGTGCTGGTCAATTCCGGCGGCGCGAACGCCTGCACCGGCCCGGCCGGCTTCGCCGACACCCATGCCAGCGCCGAGCGGGTCGCGAAGCTGATCGACGCGGGCGCCGCCGACGTGCTGATCTGCTCGACCGGCCTGATCGGCGAGCGGTTGCCGATGGACAAGCTGCTGCCCGGCATCGACCAGGCGGTCACCGCCCTGGGCGCTGACGGCGGCCTGGACGCGGCCGAGGCGATCCGCACCACCGACTCGGTGGCCAAGACCGCGATCGTCCGGCACCCCGACGGCTGGACGGTCGGCGGGATGGCCAAGGGTGCCGGAATGCTGGCGCCGAGCCTGGCCACCATGCTCTGCGTCCTGACCACCGACGCGGCGGTGGACGCGCCGATGGCCGACGCCGCCCTGCGGACCGCGGTCTCGAGCACCTTCGACCGGCTGGACGCCGACGGCTGCATGTCCACCAACGACACGGTGGTGCTGATGGCAAGTGGCGCCTCCGGGGTGGCGCCGTCGCAGGCCGAGCTGGCGCAGGCGGTGCACGCGGTGTGCGCCGAACTTGCCGCGCGGCTGCTCGCCGACGCCGAAGGCGCCACCAAAGAGGTCGAGATCGTGGTGTCCGGCGCGGCCGACGAGGACGACGCGGTGCAGGTCGGCCGCGCGATCGCCCGCAACAACCTGCTCAAGTGCGCGCTGTTCGGCAACGACCCGAACTGGGGACGGGTGCTGGCGGCGATCGGCACCACCACCGCGGTGTTCGAGGCCGACCAGCTCGACGTCTCGATCAACGGCGTCGAAGTCTGTCGCGGCGGCGCGGCCGGCGAGAGCCGGGAGCTGGTCGACCTGACCGGACGCCAGGTCCGGATCGACGTGGCGCTGCACGCCGGGGCCGCCACCGCCACCATCTACACCAACGACCTCTCGCACACCTACGTCGAAGAGAATTCGGCGTACTCCTCATGA
- the argC gene encoding N-acetyl-gamma-glutamyl-phosphate reductase — protein MGISVAVAGASGYAGGELLRLLAGHPDLDVVAATAHSQAGQPATDTHPHLISYRDLVFSDTSADVLAGADLIFLALPHGASAALVAQLPDRSKVLDLGADFRLADADAWQRYYGGPHAGTWTYGLPELPGRRAVIAASDRVANTGCYAVSVITGLAPLIAAGVVEAEDVVVVAASGTSGAGRSAKIALLGSEVMADLSAYKVGAHQHVPEILQATGARTLSMTPVLAPMARGILATVTARPSSSGLRVEQVREVLAEAYADEPFVHLLPDGRQPHTAATLGSNSVQLQAAVDLNSGRVILTSALDNLGKGAAGQAIQNANLMLGLDETAGLSANGVAP, from the coding sequence ATGGGTATCTCCGTCGCCGTCGCCGGTGCCAGTGGCTACGCCGGCGGCGAGCTGCTCCGGCTGCTGGCTGGCCATCCGGACCTCGACGTGGTCGCGGCCACCGCTCACTCCCAGGCCGGCCAGCCGGCCACCGACACCCACCCGCACCTGATCAGCTACCGCGACCTGGTGTTCAGCGACACCTCGGCCGACGTGCTGGCCGGCGCGGACCTGATCTTTCTGGCGTTGCCGCACGGCGCCTCGGCGGCCCTGGTCGCCCAGCTGCCGGACCGGTCCAAGGTGCTCGACCTGGGCGCCGACTTCCGGCTGGCCGACGCCGACGCCTGGCAGCGGTACTACGGCGGCCCGCACGCCGGAACCTGGACCTACGGCCTGCCCGAACTGCCCGGACGGCGGGCGGTGATCGCCGCCAGTGACCGGGTGGCCAACACCGGCTGCTACGCGGTCTCGGTCATCACCGGGCTGGCGCCGCTGATCGCGGCCGGCGTGGTGGAGGCCGAGGATGTCGTGGTGGTGGCCGCCTCGGGCACCTCCGGGGCCGGCCGCTCGGCCAAGATCGCGCTGCTGGGCAGCGAGGTGATGGCGGACCTGTCGGCCTACAAGGTCGGCGCGCACCAGCACGTCCCCGAGATCCTGCAGGCCACCGGCGCCCGCACCCTGTCGATGACGCCGGTGCTGGCGCCGATGGCCCGTGGCATCCTGGCCACCGTGACCGCCCGGCCCAGCTCGTCCGGGCTGCGGGTCGAACAGGTGCGCGAGGTGCTGGCCGAGGCCTATGCCGACGAGCCGTTCGTGCACCTGCTGCCTGACGGGCGGCAGCCGCACACCGCGGCTACCCTGGGGTCGAACTCGGTGCAGCTGCAGGCCGCGGTGGACCTCAACTCCGGGCGGGTGATCCTCACCAGCGCCCTGGACAACCTCGGCAAGGGCGCGGCCGGCCAGGCGATCCAGAACGCGAACCTGATGCTCGGCCTGGACGAGACCGCCGGCCTGTCCGCCAACGGGGTCGCTCCGTGA